The following nucleotide sequence is from Bacteroidota bacterium.
TCGAAGACAACATCCAATTAGCCGCTTTATTGCTGATTTTTACTGTCATAAATATAAGCTGGTTATAGAACTTGATGGAGAAATTCATCTCAAAAAGGATGTTGCCATAAATGACAAAAATCGAGAAGAAGAAATTAAAAATCTGGGAATTAATATTTTACGTTTCAAAAACAATGAGGTGATAAACAATCTTGAAAGTGTTTTGCAACAAATATCTAATTTCTGTATTGCACAGTAGCAAACCGATTTGTCGGGAAATCATCCTTTAGGACAGAGGTAAAATTTGCCGACAAATCGGTTTGCGGTCAAAAACAATATGGATTTCTGAGAAGAGAACTTTCTATACATCGGCTAAGCAAAGTTTTCAAACTTCGCTTTCTAATCACTCCCATTTCATTTTTTCAAACAAAACCAAAAAAACTATTCCTACATTTGTTTTGTGAATACTTAAATTGGAACATACAAATGTGAGCTGGGAAATAAATATTTAGGACATGTGGATTGCAAATTCGCACGAGCTGGGAGATAGCTAATGATCGGTTGAAAAGCAAGAAAAACCTTTAATAAAATGATGAAGTCTAAATTAATAATTATAGCATTGTATTGTATTATCATTAATTCAAACTCTCAAAAAACAGGCAGAAAATACTTTTCCTATCCTGACAGAATATTAGAAATACAAATAAACGACACCTACATATTATGGAGAAATACAATAGTAGTAAATGATATGGTTGAAAAATCAGATACTTTATATTATACAAAAAAGGGTGATACATTATTTATTAAAGAAAAAACTATTTATGGCAATCAAAATCAAATTATCATAAAAAAAAGGAAATACCTTGACTACATCCGCTATAATGAAAAAGAATATATAGATAATAATTGTTGTGGCATTTTATTTAAGAAAAATAATCTTTTTTTTAAGAACAAAAGAAAACAAATAATTAGTACAACTAACCGAGAAACCTACAATAGAATATTAGAGTTGCATTGCCGTTTAAAAAGGT
It contains:
- a CDS encoding endonuclease domain-containing protein — protein: MYYDSISFTFQKAEELRKHMTKAEIILWEELRNKKLLDLKFRRQHPISRFIADFYCHKYKLVIELDGEIHLKKDVAINDKNREEEIKNLGINILRFKNNEVINNLESVLQQISNFCIAQ